The Spirosoma foliorum genome has a window encoding:
- a CDS encoding glycoside hydrolase family 43 protein has product MRIVFTALVASLFIANCLAQSVQSPKTATTYRNPVIAGDFADPSVIRVGNTYYAVGTSSEWGPAYPIYTSTDLVNWTYMGPVFQTPPAWTMGSYWAPELFYRNGTYFVYYTARRKSDKRSYIGVASTRDLRKGFTDHGLLIEWTSEAIDAFVIEDQGKLYITWKAYGLDKGKLIELLGAELSDNGLKVTGKATTLLTADPNNWEGGGLEGQAIFKHGRYFYMTYSGNACCGARCNYQVGLARVEKLQGPWEKYAGNPVLVSNSAWKCPGHGTVVTTPDNRYFYLHHAYNGIDFTSVGRQGVLSELVWNDKTQWPSFRYGTTTPVTAESPLGASQSSVTSLSVDFKNANADAPWVWDVSLPKPTFTVKEGQLQLANTASNPIGSFLGLVVKRGTYTFSASIKPKADVLQSICLYGDAANGLGLGARKGALELWQVKDGVRTVLETTTIPETAPLVNLQVHTGAGQFYTFSYGVDSVPNQLLKANPLYGSFVPRWDRAPRIGVSVSGTQNERSLIQSIKMNY; this is encoded by the coding sequence ATGAGAATTGTTTTTACTGCCCTTGTTGCTAGTCTGTTCATTGCCAATTGTTTGGCACAGTCTGTTCAATCGCCCAAAACAGCCACTACGTATCGAAACCCGGTCATTGCAGGCGACTTTGCCGACCCGTCCGTTATTCGAGTTGGTAATACCTACTATGCCGTGGGTACTTCGTCGGAGTGGGGGCCTGCGTATCCAATTTACACGTCAACTGATCTGGTCAATTGGACCTATATGGGGCCTGTTTTTCAAACTCCGCCAGCCTGGACAATGGGCAGTTATTGGGCCCCGGAGCTGTTCTACCGGAATGGAACCTACTTCGTTTATTATACCGCCCGTCGAAAATCGGACAAGCGCTCGTATATCGGTGTTGCTTCTACTCGTGACCTGCGCAAAGGCTTCACCGATCACGGCCTACTGATCGAATGGACCAGCGAAGCCATTGACGCGTTTGTGATAGAAGATCAGGGAAAGTTGTACATTACCTGGAAAGCCTACGGTTTAGATAAGGGTAAGTTGATTGAGCTATTGGGGGCCGAACTCTCTGACAATGGACTCAAAGTGACCGGTAAAGCAACTACACTACTGACCGCTGATCCGAACAACTGGGAGGGTGGAGGTTTAGAAGGGCAGGCTATTTTTAAACATGGTCGTTATTTTTACATGACCTATTCGGGCAATGCCTGCTGTGGTGCCCGCTGTAATTACCAGGTTGGCCTGGCTCGGGTCGAAAAGCTACAGGGGCCGTGGGAAAAGTATGCTGGGAACCCGGTTTTAGTTAGTAACTCGGCCTGGAAATGCCCTGGTCATGGAACGGTAGTGACTACGCCAGATAATCGCTATTTTTATCTACACCATGCCTACAATGGAATCGACTTTACCTCGGTTGGGCGGCAGGGTGTTTTGAGCGAATTAGTCTGGAATGATAAAACCCAGTGGCCAAGTTTCCGGTATGGTACCACAACGCCTGTTACGGCAGAGTCGCCATTGGGTGCTAGCCAGAGCAGTGTAACGAGTTTATCGGTTGATTTCAAAAACGCAAATGCCGACGCTCCGTGGGTATGGGATGTTAGCTTGCCGAAGCCAACCTTTACCGTTAAGGAAGGTCAGTTGCAGCTAGCCAATACAGCCTCGAATCCAATTGGAAGCTTTCTCGGTTTGGTTGTTAAAAGAGGAACCTATACGTTCTCGGCCAGCATTAAGCCGAAAGCTGATGTACTGCAAAGTATCTGCCTCTATGGTGATGCTGCGAATGGGCTTGGCCTGGGAGCCCGGAAAGGTGCGTTGGAGCTTTGGCAGGTGAAAGATGGTGTGCGCACTGTGCTCGAAACGACGACAATACCCGAAACGGCACCTTTGGTTAATTTACAGGTACATACCGGCGCTGGTCAGTTTTATACATTCAGTTATGGCGTGGATAGCGTGCCAAATCAACTTTTAAAGGCAAATCCGCTGTACGGATCGTTTGTGCCGCGCTGGGACCGGGCACCACGTATTGGCGTGAGTGTATCAGGTACCCAAAACGAACGTAGCCTTATTCAATCCATTAAAATGAATTATTAG
- a CDS encoding RNA polymerase sigma factor, producing the protein MTTLCTDEEVILQLFTSEPRQCFDMLYKRYFNKVYRRCLSMTRNHELAQDFTHDIFLKVFSKLDAFQQRSSFSTWLYAISYNYCSDQLRLAKRLQVDSLDNLLKQEVPALEANQLEDELVQLVRQAMQTLSAKDRALLQLKYEDGLTVEEIARLYSIKGCAVKMRLRRSRERMHQICTREYAYS; encoded by the coding sequence ATGACCACTTTATGCACAGACGAGGAGGTTATTCTTCAGCTTTTTACCAGCGAGCCCAGGCAATGTTTCGACATGCTTTACAAACGGTACTTTAACAAAGTATACCGTCGGTGTTTGTCCATGACCCGCAATCATGAACTAGCCCAGGATTTTACGCACGACATTTTTTTGAAGGTGTTTTCCAAGTTGGATGCCTTTCAGCAACGATCTAGTTTCTCGACCTGGCTCTATGCCATTTCGTATAACTACTGTTCAGACCAGCTCCGGCTGGCCAAGCGACTCCAGGTCGATTCCTTAGATAACCTGTTGAAACAGGAAGTACCAGCATTAGAGGCTAATCAGCTGGAAGATGAACTGGTTCAACTGGTTAGACAGGCGATGCAAACGCTATCGGCGAAGGATCGGGCCTTGTTGCAACTGAAATACGAAGACGGTTTAACTGTCGAGGAAATTGCCCGGTTATACAGCATTAAAGGATGTGCGGTTAAGATGCGTCTACGGCGAAGCCGGGAGCGGATGCACCAAATCTGTACTCGTGAATATGCGTATAGCTAA
- a CDS encoding CheR family methyltransferase: MAKKNSTLNPPDSTTPSPLVPIVAIGASAGGQEAILELLVHLSPTTGLAYVYIQHLDSTQENHLVDRLGQATAMPVREAQHRMQVEPNHLYVIPPNQGMEVLDGALTLLPIQARSGIHMPIDQFFLSLAERQKEGAIAIVLSGTASDGTLGLRAIKSAGGITFAQDESALFQSMPRSAIVEGVVDRVLPPADIAHELERLSQQTSVFRQTTLPETVEPETSESLLIDMSKESAEDLKVIIQLLRRATGVDFSHYKMTTIRRRIIRRVLLYKLDSLHQYADYLRHHLDEASLLYDDLLINVTSFFRDPETMDYIQKVLLPQLLRDKPAQEPIRVWVPACSTGQEAYSLAMLLLEVLGDRALNRTIQLFATDLSESAVAKARLGSYTRGEMMDVSPSRLQRFFTKVDDHYRINKSVRDLCVFAPHNLLKDPPFSRLDLISCRNLLIYLDSTLQRKAITTFHYALNANGYLVLGKSEAVGNSAPLFSQLEKNYKVFSRKNDVDSRATFNKFPRQLDGDSGFYRQSAYAKMPGLTDNSVNDRSIPAHSVSDLDKVVDNLLLSQYVPASVVVNQDLEILQFRGSTGLFLEPAPGKASLNLIKMARPSLVFELRNVVHKAQKSGEPARKTGLEIRIKTKIHYVAIEAVPLDTASEERLFLVIFEEVEPPVVPINRSADARNRRIKELENELANLREDMRSIIEEQEASNEELQSANEEIISSNEELQSINEELESSKEEIESTNEELLTINQELQVRNDQLSEAYQFAEDIFGTIREATLVLDTDLRVKSANPAFYRLFKLSEETTARRLIYELDHRQWDIPELRLMLTDVVTSDTQFQGFELTYLSPETGERILSLNARRVIRQQESILLAIEDITEHRKAQSMLEEREEWFHQIADNAPTLIWVTDVNGRFIYLNKSWLTYTGRTLEDAMGQGLINSLHPDDRSGYQDKYDASVKELKPFNSEFRLRRHDGDYHWMLENAQPMFDREKAFIGYIGSSIDIQLQKETTQEINKQIKERTHELSQANELLRVALSTSMAGLGKWDQESQATSWDERGKEIIGFADDAEMKSESGWLNRIHPDDRERVTAYGMECITKNRDFRMEYRVVHQDGGIHYVLGSGRMTQDTHNNPAILISIVMDVSDLRQSLGK, translated from the coding sequence ATGGCAAAAAAGAATAGTACCCTTAACCCTCCTGATTCAACGACTCCATCTCCTCTTGTTCCCATTGTTGCTATCGGTGCATCTGCTGGTGGGCAGGAAGCCATTTTAGAATTACTGGTGCATCTATCGCCTACTACCGGGCTCGCCTACGTTTATATTCAGCACCTGGACTCAACTCAGGAAAACCACCTGGTCGACAGGTTGGGCCAGGCTACGGCAATGCCCGTTCGAGAAGCGCAACACCGGATGCAGGTAGAGCCTAATCATCTTTACGTTATTCCACCCAATCAGGGTATGGAAGTTCTGGATGGGGCTCTGACCTTATTGCCGATTCAGGCCCGTTCGGGTATTCATATGCCAATCGATCAGTTTTTTCTGTCATTGGCTGAGCGGCAGAAAGAGGGGGCCATCGCAATCGTCTTATCCGGAACGGCATCTGACGGAACCCTGGGGCTTCGAGCGATCAAATCGGCCGGGGGAATTACGTTTGCTCAGGACGAGTCGGCGTTGTTTCAGAGCATGCCGCGATCAGCAATTGTTGAAGGCGTGGTAGATCGAGTTCTACCACCTGCCGATATCGCACATGAACTGGAACGACTAAGCCAGCAAACGTCCGTTTTTCGGCAGACAACCTTACCGGAAACGGTAGAACCCGAAACAAGTGAATCGTTGCTAATTGATATGAGCAAAGAGTCCGCCGAAGACCTGAAAGTCATTATTCAATTGCTACGTCGGGCTACGGGTGTTGATTTTAGCCATTATAAAATGACGACCATCCGGCGTCGTATTATCCGGCGGGTCTTACTCTATAAGTTAGACTCTCTACACCAGTACGCCGACTACCTGCGGCACCATCTGGATGAAGCTTCTTTGCTATATGATGACCTTCTCATTAATGTGACCAGCTTCTTTCGCGACCCCGAAACAATGGATTACATCCAGAAGGTGTTACTGCCTCAACTACTCCGCGATAAGCCCGCGCAGGAGCCAATACGTGTATGGGTGCCCGCCTGTTCAACAGGGCAGGAGGCTTACTCACTGGCCATGCTTTTGCTGGAGGTACTTGGCGATCGAGCTTTAAACCGGACTATTCAGCTGTTTGCCACGGATTTAAGCGAGTCGGCGGTGGCCAAAGCTAGGCTCGGGAGTTATACACGGGGCGAAATGATGGACGTATCGCCCTCGCGTTTACAGCGCTTTTTTACGAAAGTAGATGACCACTACCGAATCAATAAATCGGTGCGGGATCTCTGTGTTTTTGCGCCCCACAATCTTCTGAAAGATCCACCATTTTCGCGGCTGGATCTGATTAGCTGCCGAAATCTGCTCATTTATCTGGACAGTACATTACAGCGCAAAGCCATCACGACGTTTCACTATGCATTGAATGCCAATGGCTATCTGGTTCTTGGAAAATCGGAGGCAGTAGGTAATTCAGCACCATTATTTTCACAGCTGGAAAAAAACTATAAAGTTTTCTCGCGCAAAAATGATGTCGATAGCCGGGCGACGTTTAATAAGTTCCCCCGGCAACTGGATGGCGATTCAGGCTTTTATCGTCAGTCGGCATATGCTAAAATGCCAGGCTTGACCGATAACTCAGTTAACGACCGATCCATACCAGCCCATTCCGTTTCTGATCTGGATAAAGTAGTTGATAACTTACTACTTAGCCAGTACGTACCGGCCAGCGTTGTTGTGAATCAGGATCTGGAAATCTTGCAGTTCCGAGGCTCAACGGGTTTATTTCTCGAGCCTGCTCCCGGAAAAGCCAGCCTGAATTTGATTAAGATGGCCCGTCCATCATTGGTATTTGAACTACGGAACGTTGTGCACAAAGCCCAAAAATCGGGCGAGCCTGCGCGCAAGACCGGATTGGAAATTCGGATAAAAACCAAGATTCATTATGTTGCTATTGAGGCTGTTCCGTTGGATACTGCCTCCGAAGAGCGGCTTTTTCTGGTCATCTTTGAAGAGGTTGAGCCTCCCGTTGTACCCATCAACCGATCGGCCGACGCCCGTAATCGGCGGATTAAAGAGTTAGAGAACGAACTGGCTAATCTTCGGGAGGATATGCGCTCTATTATTGAAGAACAGGAGGCCAGTAATGAGGAATTACAATCGGCTAATGAGGAAATCATCAGCAGCAATGAAGAGTTGCAAAGCATCAATGAAGAACTCGAAAGCAGTAAAGAAGAAATCGAGTCGACAAACGAGGAACTGCTGACGATAAACCAGGAGTTGCAGGTGCGGAATGACCAGTTATCGGAAGCTTACCAGTTTGCCGAAGATATATTTGGTACCATCCGTGAGGCTACTTTGGTGCTCGATACCGACTTGCGCGTAAAGAGTGCCAATCCCGCCTTTTATCGATTATTCAAACTAAGCGAGGAAACAACCGCACGGCGACTCATCTACGAACTGGATCATCGGCAATGGGATATTCCCGAATTGCGGCTTATGCTCACCGATGTTGTCACCTCCGACACGCAGTTTCAGGGATTTGAGTTAACCTACTTATCGCCGGAAACAGGCGAGCGAATTCTGTCGCTCAATGCCCGACGCGTCATTCGCCAGCAAGAGTCAATTTTGCTTGCTATTGAAGACATTACCGAACACCGAAAGGCACAAAGTATGCTAGAGGAACGCGAGGAATGGTTTCATCAAATTGCCGATAATGCGCCTACACTAATTTGGGTGACCGATGTTAATGGTCGCTTTATATATCTGAATAAAAGCTGGCTTACCTATACCGGCCGTACGCTAGAGGATGCAATGGGTCAGGGCCTGATTAATAGCCTGCACCCTGACGACCGATCGGGTTATCAGGATAAATATGATGCGTCGGTAAAGGAATTGAAGCCCTTTAATTCAGAATTCCGTTTACGTCGGCACGATGGCGACTACCATTGGATGCTTGAAAATGCGCAACCGATGTTTGATCGGGAGAAAGCATTTATCGGATATATTGGCAGTTCGATTGACATTCAGCTTCAAAAAGAAACGACCCAAGAGATTAATAAACAGATTAAGGAGCGTACGCACGAATTATCGCAGGCCAACGAATTGTTGCGTGTTGCGCTCAGTACAAGCATGGCCGGGCTGGGCAAGTGGGATCAGGAAAGCCAGGCTACTAGTTGGGATGAGCGAGGTAAAGAAATTATTGGGTTTGCCGATGATGCGGAAATGAAGTCGGAGAGTGGCTGGCTTAATCGGATTCACCCTGACGATCGCGAACGAGTGACGGCCTATGGTATGGAATGCATAACCAAAAACCGAGACTTTCGAATGGAGTACCGGGTAGTCCATCAGGATGGAGGCATTCATTATGTACTTGGCTCTGGTCGAATGACGCAGGATACACATAACAACCCGGCTATTTTGATTAGTATCGTAATGGATGTGAGCGACTTGAGGCAGAGTTTAGGGAAATAG
- a CDS encoding metallophosphoesterase has product MKKDCGMGSPGANTLRFLAGFRYFRVGAGDGSTLTRASANDPLCAGWFYLVEKRLFMKFLIISDLHGRTVWKEADFTRYDQIIFLGDYTDSYIVDDEIIYSNLNDIIQLKQSNPDKFVLLIGNHDAQYLHFPSYRCSGFRAWAQPALTDLFDKHYHLFQMAYQHGTYLFTHAGITNQWLMRFLTKIGNEALMITPGYYLAGLLNEVYGEPSPLRNLLFEVSARRGGHDPFSGPIWADRSETKFDYLAGFHQVVGHTPIDDFMTIGNEQGSITYTDVLQTKTAFYEITIPD; this is encoded by the coding sequence TTGAAGAAGGATTGTGGGATGGGCTCGCCTGGCGCGAACACGCTTCGGTTTTTGGCTGGTTTCAGATACTTCCGCGTAGGTGCTGGCGATGGTAGTACCCTTACTCGCGCTTCCGCAAATGACCCATTATGTGCTGGATGGTTTTATCTGGTGGAGAAAAGATTGTTCATGAAATTTCTGATCATAAGCGACCTACATGGACGGACAGTCTGGAAGGAAGCTGATTTTACCCGTTACGACCAGATCATTTTTCTGGGCGATTATACAGATAGTTATATTGTTGACGATGAGATAATTTACTCGAATCTGAATGATATTATTCAATTAAAACAGTCGAACCCCGACAAGTTTGTCCTGCTAATTGGCAATCATGATGCGCAGTACCTGCATTTTCCCAGCTATCGCTGCTCAGGGTTTCGGGCGTGGGCGCAACCGGCTTTGACTGATTTATTTGACAAACACTATCACCTCTTTCAAATGGCCTATCAGCACGGAACGTATTTGTTTACGCATGCAGGTATTACGAATCAATGGCTGATGCGGTTTCTGACAAAAATCGGCAATGAAGCGCTTATGATCACACCGGGCTATTATCTGGCCGGATTATTGAATGAAGTTTATGGTGAGCCGTCTCCGCTTCGGAATCTGCTGTTTGAGGTTAGCGCCAGACGTGGCGGCCATGATCCATTTAGTGGACCAATTTGGGCCGATCGATCGGAGACTAAATTCGATTATTTAGCTGGTTTTCATCAGGTTGTCGGACATACGCCGATCGATGATTTTATGACAATAGGGAATGAGCAAGGGTCAATAACGTATACCGATGTACTACAAACCAAAACTGCGTTTTACGAAATCACAATCCCTGACTAA
- the infB gene encoding translation initiation factor IF-2, translating into MAEEKSMRLSQVAKILNKGLSSVAGSLSAKGFKVEINPNTKINMEQLEVLAKEYKSTELLNGARRAEPPVAVAEPPRSKEEDVVLYRRDDARRPIVENKPESAPAEVPTTAPVESKPIVQTAQTGLPGLKVVGKIDLNAKPAGVTSSVPQAKVTPPQEVKPVETPKPTVAPVTPTPVATETPKPAVVQPPVAPVVKPEVEAVKPVVPAPVAPVEVKPAPVAPVQVAAPAPVETPVVPKEVPAPPVAVVEPKVIETPAPKVEAPKPAVTPEVQKPAARTEAPKPAEVKPKPETPQAKPADNEEEAPTETIRAAGSHQLGGLKILGKIELPVNNPRQGGGNSNADKKKRKRIRGGREGAVGSTAQPGQGGGQQGQGGNNRNDRGPREGDRGPANRTPGDRPQGDRNQTGGNTAPRDGNRQQGQGQGAPREGDRNQAAGNRNNGGGGQNQNANTANRGGGQAGAGNNTNNNNRSGGGGNNANRGGTGQGQNRSGGGNNANRGGGNRREAPTQADVRKAIQQTNARMQGNTPNRGADRRRDRRSQREEDRRLLNEQEELEAKILKVTEFVSANDLASLMDVSINEVISVCLNLGMFVSINQRLDAEAITVIADEFGYDVQFISAEDETEAGIDVEADEPDDLQPRAPIVTIMGHVDHGKTSLLDYIRRAKVAAGEAGGITQHIGAYSVKTSDDRMITFLDTPGHEAFTAMRARGAKVTDVVIIVIAADDSIMPQTREAINHAQVAGVPIVFAFSKVDKPGADAEKIRAELASMNMLVEEWGGKYQAQEISSKSGLGVDDLLEKVLLEAELLELKANPSRRALGTVIEASLDKGRGYVSTVLVENGTLRQGDIMLVGAHYGRIRAMTNDRGERIKEAGPSTPVQILGLPGAPQAGDKFNIMETDREAREIANKREQLLREQTLRTRKHITLEEIGRRKAIGTFKELNVIVKGDVDGSVEALSDSLLQLSTEEVQVNIIHKAVGQISESDVLLASASDAVIVGFQVRPSSSARRLAEQEQIEIRLYSIIYDAINEVRDAMEGLLAPTVEEVIVGNIEVREVFKISKIGTVAGCYVTEGNIKRNNKIRIIRDFIVIHTGEISALKRFKEDVSDVKFGYECGLSIKNFNDIEVGDVIESFELKEVKRTL; encoded by the coding sequence ATGGCAGAAGAAAAGTCAATGCGCCTAAGCCAAGTGGCAAAAATTCTCAACAAGGGGTTATCCTCTGTTGCGGGTAGTCTGTCTGCCAAGGGGTTTAAGGTTGAAATTAATCCTAACACCAAAATCAACATGGAACAGTTGGAGGTGTTAGCGAAGGAGTATAAATCAACGGAACTCCTGAACGGAGCTCGCCGGGCCGAACCGCCGGTTGCGGTCGCCGAGCCACCGCGTTCAAAGGAGGAGGATGTCGTTTTGTACCGTCGTGATGACGCGAGACGTCCAATTGTCGAAAACAAACCAGAATCAGCTCCGGCTGAAGTACCTACAACGGCTCCAGTAGAGTCGAAACCAATCGTACAAACTGCTCAGACCGGTTTGCCAGGATTGAAAGTTGTGGGTAAAATTGATTTGAATGCCAAACCAGCAGGAGTTACTTCCTCTGTGCCGCAAGCAAAAGTGACGCCACCACAGGAGGTGAAACCAGTTGAAACCCCGAAACCAACAGTTGCCCCGGTTACACCGACACCTGTCGCAACGGAAACGCCTAAACCAGCAGTGGTGCAACCACCAGTTGCCCCTGTCGTTAAGCCAGAGGTAGAAGCCGTAAAACCTGTAGTGCCAGCACCGGTTGCGCCTGTTGAGGTGAAGCCAGCACCGGTTGCACCTGTTCAGGTAGCAGCACCAGCTCCGGTCGAAACCCCTGTAGTTCCTAAAGAGGTTCCAGCACCGCCAGTAGCTGTTGTTGAGCCAAAGGTAATTGAGACTCCGGCGCCCAAAGTTGAAGCGCCGAAGCCTGCTGTTACCCCTGAGGTACAAAAGCCTGCTGCTCGGACTGAAGCGCCGAAGCCAGCAGAGGTCAAACCAAAACCAGAAACACCACAGGCAAAACCGGCTGATAACGAAGAGGAAGCCCCAACGGAAACCATTCGAGCGGCTGGTAGCCATCAACTTGGTGGGCTGAAAATTCTTGGCAAGATTGAATTGCCTGTTAACAACCCACGTCAAGGGGGTGGTAACAGCAACGCCGATAAGAAAAAACGTAAACGGATTCGTGGTGGTCGTGAAGGTGCTGTTGGTAGCACAGCACAGCCAGGCCAAGGTGGTGGTCAACAAGGTCAGGGCGGTAACAACCGGAATGACCGTGGTCCGCGTGAAGGCGACCGTGGCCCAGCCAATCGTACCCCTGGTGATCGTCCGCAAGGTGATCGTAATCAGACGGGCGGCAACACCGCACCGCGTGACGGAAATCGTCAGCAAGGTCAAGGCCAGGGCGCTCCACGTGAAGGGGATCGTAACCAGGCTGCTGGCAACCGTAACAACGGGGGCGGTGGTCAGAATCAGAATGCAAACACCGCTAATCGGGGTGGAGGTCAAGCTGGTGCTGGCAACAATACCAACAATAATAATCGCTCAGGCGGTGGCGGTAATAACGCCAATCGGGGTGGAACTGGCCAGGGCCAAAACCGAAGTGGCGGAGGTAACAACGCTAACCGAGGTGGTGGAAATCGCCGTGAAGCACCAACACAAGCCGATGTTCGGAAGGCGATTCAGCAAACCAACGCCCGGATGCAGGGCAATACGCCTAACCGTGGTGCCGACCGCCGACGTGATCGTCGGAGCCAGCGCGAAGAGGATCGTCGTTTGTTGAATGAGCAGGAGGAACTGGAAGCAAAAATCCTGAAAGTAACTGAGTTCGTCTCGGCAAATGATTTGGCATCGCTGATGGATGTGTCGATCAACGAAGTTATCTCGGTTTGTTTGAACCTTGGTATGTTCGTTTCGATCAACCAGCGTCTGGATGCAGAAGCCATTACGGTTATCGCCGATGAGTTTGGTTATGACGTTCAATTTATATCAGCTGAAGACGAAACCGAAGCCGGTATTGATGTTGAAGCTGATGAGCCAGATGACTTACAACCTCGTGCGCCAATTGTAACCATCATGGGTCACGTTGACCACGGTAAAACATCGTTACTTGACTACATCCGTCGCGCTAAAGTAGCGGCTGGTGAAGCGGGAGGGATTACGCAGCACATTGGTGCTTATAGCGTGAAAACCAGCGACGACCGGATGATTACATTCTTAGATACACCGGGTCACGAAGCCTTTACGGCCATGCGTGCTCGGGGAGCTAAAGTAACGGACGTTGTTATTATTGTGATTGCTGCCGATGATAGCATCATGCCACAAACGCGTGAAGCAATCAACCACGCCCAAGTTGCTGGTGTACCTATTGTATTTGCTTTCTCGAAAGTAGATAAACCAGGTGCCGATGCTGAAAAAATTCGAGCTGAGCTGGCTTCTATGAACATGCTCGTTGAAGAATGGGGTGGTAAATATCAGGCACAGGAAATTTCGTCGAAATCTGGTTTGGGTGTCGATGACCTTCTGGAGAAAGTTCTGCTCGAAGCCGAGCTTCTTGAACTGAAAGCTAACCCAAGTCGTCGGGCACTCGGTACAGTTATCGAAGCCTCGCTCGACAAAGGTCGGGGATATGTATCGACTGTATTGGTTGAAAACGGTACGCTACGCCAAGGTGATATTATGCTCGTAGGAGCGCACTATGGCCGCATTCGGGCAATGACCAACGATCGGGGTGAGCGGATTAAAGAAGCTGGCCCATCAACACCGGTTCAGATTCTGGGTCTTCCAGGTGCACCACAGGCGGGCGATAAGTTCAACATAATGGAAACGGACCGCGAGGCCCGCGAAATTGCGAACAAACGGGAGCAACTCCTGCGTGAGCAAACCCTACGGACGCGCAAGCACATTACGCTCGAAGAGATTGGTCGCCGGAAAGCGATTGGTACCTTTAAAGAACTGAACGTGATTGTGAAAGGTGACGTGGATGGTTCGGTCGAAGCGCTGTCAGATTCGCTGCTTCAACTTTCTACGGAAGAGGTTCAAGTGAACATCATCCACAAGGCGGTTGGTCAGATTTCTGAATCAGACGTACTGCTGGCCTCTGCATCCGATGCGGTTATCGTTGGCTTCCAGGTACGTCCATCATCAAGTGCCCGTCGTTTGGCTGAGCAGGAGCAGATCGAAATTCGTCTCTACTCAATTATCTACGACGCCATCAACGAGGTGCGCGATGCCATGGAAGGCTTACTGGCGCCAACTGTTGAAGAAGTGATCGTTGGTAATATTGAAGTTCGTGAGGTATTTAAGATTAGTAAAATCGGTACAGTAGCTGGTTGTTACGTAACAGAAGGAAATATCAAGCGAAACAATAAGATTCGAATTATCCGCGACTTTATCGTTATCCATACGGGCGAAATCAGTGCACTGAAACGCTTTAAGGAAGATGTTAGTGATGTGAAGTTCGGCTACGAATGTGGTTTGAGCATCAAAAACTTCAATGACATCGAAGTGGGTGATGTAATCGAAAGCTTCGAACTGAAAGAAGTAAAACGTACGCTATAA